Proteins encoded in a region of the Brevefilum fermentans genome:
- a CDS encoding helix-turn-helix domain-containing protein produces the protein MTELTDHIPERIKTIRKSKRRSIHDCATILGLSKGTYLNIEKGLEPITLPELELLALYFEEDLSVFLNRDQSPNANTAFLDANLRSQYVRVRDKMLCALISLEIDKQAVTLDDIQQATRIPMETLQAYENGTAAIPVGDLIKISVFLGIQIDSLYKPLWLNKPELEEDVSKDAWQPEYPKSDIQESSDDEEPFTDIMNALRQVSKQDQAFIAKYLIEKLRSI, from the coding sequence ATGACAGAATTAACCGACCACATCCCTGAACGGATTAAAACCATACGAAAGAGCAAACGTCGCAGCATTCATGATTGCGCGACCATACTGGGCTTGTCGAAGGGGACTTACCTCAACATTGAAAAAGGTTTAGAGCCGATCACCTTGCCAGAACTCGAGTTGTTGGCTCTTTATTTCGAAGAAGATCTGTCTGTTTTCCTGAACAGGGATCAATCTCCCAACGCAAATACCGCCTTTTTGGACGCAAACCTTCGTTCACAATACGTCCGGGTTCGAGACAAAATGCTGTGCGCCCTGATCAGCCTGGAGATAGATAAGCAGGCGGTAACCCTGGATGACATTCAACAAGCCACCCGCATTCCTATGGAAACTTTGCAAGCCTATGAAAATGGAACTGCAGCAATACCCGTTGGAGATCTGATCAAAATTTCAGTTTTTCTGGGCATTCAAATCGATTCTCTTTACAAACCCCTATGGTTAAATAAGCCTGAGCTTGAAGAGGATGTCAGCAAAGATGCCTGGCAGCCGGAATATCCAAAATCGGATATCCAGGAAAGTTCAGATGATGAAGAACCTTTTACTGACATCATGAACGCACTTCGTCAAGTTTCCAAACAAGACCAGGCATTTATCGCAAAGTATTTAATCGAGAAACTCAGATCGATATAA
- a CDS encoding GNAT family N-acetyltransferase — MHDSQLFSSKDRIISAATSEDLREITHFLSQNYRIHQHLDWFNAPEWIGQQPFLVEKYQQRIYAILLAAPEVPGATWIRLFCIKNSGMLEPTWQRLLDHAILSIKSMGIKTLAALGTSRWFTTLLSGTKFEQINNIVSLEKKCSSVFVNNYPSQIEIRSMNEDNLPEVAQIDHAAFTPIWQNSLASLKKAFQQQGVATVAVWKQKVVGYQISTWWSFHAHLARLAVHPEQQGQHIASMLVGDLLTRLLAKEITHVTVNTQADNHSSLAVYSKFGFQQTSGVIPVYQRAL, encoded by the coding sequence ATGCACGATAGCCAGCTCTTTTCTTCGAAGGACAGAATTATCAGCGCTGCAACCAGTGAAGATCTACGCGAAATTACCCATTTTCTCAGTCAGAACTACCGCATTCATCAACATTTAGACTGGTTCAACGCGCCAGAATGGATTGGTCAACAGCCCTTTCTGGTTGAAAAATACCAGCAGCGGATTTATGCAATACTCCTTGCCGCGCCCGAGGTACCGGGAGCGACCTGGATCCGCTTATTTTGCATTAAAAATTCCGGGATGCTTGAACCCACATGGCAACGTCTGCTTGATCATGCCATTTTATCGATTAAATCAATGGGAATAAAAACATTGGCTGCACTCGGTACCAGCAGATGGTTTACAACCTTGCTTTCAGGAACAAAATTCGAGCAGATAAATAACATCGTTTCTCTTGAAAAAAAATGTTCGTCCGTGTTTGTGAACAACTACCCTTCACAAATTGAAATCAGGTCCATGAACGAAGATAATTTGCCTGAAGTCGCACAGATTGACCATGCCGCTTTCACTCCAATCTGGCAAAATTCACTGGCAAGTCTCAAGAAGGCTTTTCAACAACAAGGCGTCGCAACGGTGGCCGTCTGGAAACAAAAAGTCGTTGGATACCAAATCAGCACCTGGTGGAGCTTTCATGCTCATCTGGCTCGCCTTGCAGTACATCCCGAGCAACAGGGACAACACATTGCATCGATGCTGGTCGGCGACCTGCTAACCCGGTTATTAGCAAAGGAAATTACTCATGTGACAGTGAATACACAGGCTGATAATCATTCATCTTTAGCTGTCTATTCAAAATTTGGGTTTCAACAAACAAGTGGGGTAATCCCCGTCTATCAACGCGCCCTGTAA
- a CDS encoding ParA family protein encodes MGRIYTIVNQKGGVGKTTTAINLGAYLGYFGQRVLIVDIDPQANATSCLGIDKQTVNGGAYNVLIGAQPILSQILHNPRFKISILPSTPALAGAEIELIDMQNREFTLKNVLEPVKFRYDYILIDCPPSLGLLTLNGLVAAANGVLIPVQCEFLPLEGLGQLTTTINLVKSSLFGSLQIRGVILTMFDRRTNLAADVVREVRNHFGDRVFDAIIPRSIRLAEAPSYGLPISVYAPDSIAAHAYKALARELLLADQVQIPIVQETN; translated from the coding sequence CTGGGCAGAATTTATACAATCGTTAATCAAAAAGGCGGCGTTGGTAAAACAACCACAGCGATTAACCTGGGGGCTTATTTAGGTTATTTTGGGCAACGAGTTCTCATTGTTGATATCGACCCGCAAGCCAATGCCACTTCCTGTCTTGGAATCGACAAACAAACAGTCAATGGCGGCGCCTATAACGTATTAATTGGCGCCCAACCCATCCTCTCCCAAATACTCCATAACCCCAGATTTAAAATATCCATACTCCCCTCCACGCCTGCGTTGGCTGGTGCTGAAATTGAGTTAATTGATATGCAGAATCGGGAGTTCACCCTGAAAAACGTTCTTGAACCCGTCAAATTTCGTTATGACTATATCTTAATTGATTGTCCCCCATCACTGGGCTTACTGACTCTCAACGGGCTTGTGGCAGCAGCCAATGGGGTACTCATTCCTGTTCAATGTGAATTCCTGCCCCTGGAAGGTTTGGGGCAGTTGACCACAACCATCAACCTGGTAAAAAGCTCATTATTTGGAAGTTTGCAAATTCGTGGCGTCATCCTCACCATGTTCGATAGGCGGACGAATCTGGCTGCAGATGTCGTCAGAGAGGTAAGAAATCACTTCGGAGACCGGGTCTTTGATGCAATTATTCCTCGTTCCATCCGTCTGGCTGAAGCACCATCTTACGGATTGCCAATCTCTGTATATGCACCGGATTCCATTGCCGCACACGCTTATAAAGCCCTGGCAAGAGAATTATTACTTGCGGACCAAGTACAAATACCGATCGTTCAGGAGACAAACTAA
- a CDS encoding DUF554 domain-containing protein encodes MHGTLINVATIVVGSILGIVISARLSSQLRETVVNGLGLFTLAFGLMSFLETSNPLVPLGGLLIGALMGEWLKVEERLTRIGEKLKQLFVRKGSHQETQSKFVEGFVTASLVFVIGPMAILGAIQDGVTGNYEMLSIKAILDGFASIAFASSLGVGVAFSALSILIYQGGIALTSGLFSQFFSTAMITEMTAAGGLILIAVSLNSLLEIKKIRTGSFLPALLVTPLIVFLLEQFFGG; translated from the coding sequence ATGCATGGCACATTGATCAACGTTGCGACCATCGTGGTCGGCTCTATCTTGGGAATTGTGATCAGTGCCCGCCTATCTTCACAACTGCGTGAAACCGTGGTCAACGGGTTGGGTTTGTTCACTCTGGCCTTTGGATTGATGTCCTTTTTAGAAACATCCAATCCCCTGGTGCCTTTGGGTGGGTTGTTGATCGGCGCGTTAATGGGGGAATGGTTGAAAGTAGAAGAACGCCTTACCCGTATTGGCGAGAAATTAAAACAACTGTTTGTACGCAAAGGTTCACACCAGGAGACGCAATCCAAATTTGTAGAGGGCTTTGTCACGGCTTCGCTTGTATTTGTCATCGGCCCGATGGCGATTTTGGGTGCCATACAAGATGGTGTGACCGGGAATTATGAAATGTTATCCATCAAAGCAATTTTGGATGGATTTGCTTCGATCGCCTTTGCCTCATCTTTAGGCGTTGGTGTTGCCTTTTCTGCATTAAGCATTTTGATTTACCAGGGTGGAATCGCACTCACCTCCGGGTTGTTCAGCCAGTTCTTTTCGACTGCCATGATTACTGAAATGACAGCCGCAGGCGGATTGATATTAATTGCTGTCTCCCTTAATAGTTTGTTAGAAATCAAGAAAATCCGGACCGGTAGCTTCCTTCCGGCGCTGTTGGTTACGCCATTAATCGTGTTCTTATTGGAACAATTTTTTGGCGGGTAA
- a CDS encoding PfkB family carbohydrate kinase, which produces MDQATTLLQPTTISALTYLVIGHVTADLTPTGIRLGGTAAFSGLTAQALGLRTGIITACAPELNTLRIKSLLLFTKISTQSTTFENISDGTQRVQYLYHLAERLTVEDIPRFDPAPDIIHLGPVANEVDWKIIHNFPNSMKCLTPQGWMRSRNSENQVHYQHWDNFELALSHSDVAVISLDDVLKDEALIAEMASAIPVFAVTENYRGARVYWNNDVRFFKAPEVKYVDDTGAGDIFATAFFYRYFFTKDPWEAGRFAVTLASNSVTRKHLDSIPSAEEIAHAKIQLIG; this is translated from the coding sequence ATGGATCAAGCAACAACTCTTCTTCAGCCCACAACGATCAGCGCATTAACTTATCTGGTCATCGGACATGTCACCGCAGACCTGACGCCCACAGGGATTCGTTTGGGGGGTACAGCAGCATTTTCGGGGTTAACGGCTCAGGCTTTAGGTTTAAGAACAGGAATAATTACCGCTTGTGCACCGGAGTTGAATACTCTGCGCATTAAATCCCTGTTGTTGTTTACAAAAATTAGCACACAATCCACCACCTTCGAAAATATTTCGGACGGCACGCAACGAGTCCAATATCTCTACCACCTGGCTGAACGGTTAACCGTTGAAGATATCCCCAGGTTTGACCCCGCACCGGATATCATTCACCTTGGCCCGGTTGCCAATGAAGTGGATTGGAAGATTATCCACAATTTCCCAAACAGCATGAAGTGTCTTACACCTCAGGGCTGGATGCGGTCAAGAAACTCAGAAAATCAAGTCCACTATCAACACTGGGATAACTTTGAACTTGCCCTTTCACATTCAGACGTTGCTGTCATCAGCCTTGATGACGTTCTCAAAGATGAAGCCTTGATTGCAGAAATGGCCAGCGCAATCCCTGTTTTTGCAGTGACTGAAAACTATCGTGGCGCTCGGGTTTACTGGAACAATGACGTCCGTTTTTTTAAAGCACCTGAGGTAAAATATGTAGACGATACAGGTGCAGGCGATATTTTTGCAACAGCTTTCTTTTATCGATATTTTTTCACCAAAGATCCCTGGGAAGCTGGCCGGTTTGCGGTGACGCTTGCCTCTAATTCGGTAACACGCAAGCACTTGGACAGCATTCCTTCAGCAGAAGAAATAGCTCATGCAAAAATTCAGCTGATCGGATGA
- a CDS encoding cob(I)yrinic acid a,c-diamide adenosyltransferase yields MSPFYTSDGDQGETGYLGKGRISKSSLRIESVGSVDEANAAIGLARALCANPKSQMVLLEVQKHLYLLMTELSASPETAAQFDRLNQDHINWLEEQIEELEDAVVLPREFIIPGSSPASGAIDLARTIVRRAERRAVSLLEAELIKKQLLIAYLNRLSSLLFMVEVYEALNTGNDIQLAKET; encoded by the coding sequence ATGTCCCCTTTTTACACATCGGATGGAGACCAGGGGGAAACAGGATATTTAGGCAAAGGCAGAATTTCAAAATCATCTTTGCGGATTGAGTCTGTTGGAAGCGTTGATGAAGCCAACGCCGCGATTGGCCTGGCTCGTGCTCTTTGTGCAAACCCCAAGTCGCAAATGGTATTGTTAGAAGTTCAAAAACACCTGTATTTGTTAATGACTGAATTGTCAGCATCTCCTGAAACGGCAGCTCAGTTTGATCGCCTCAACCAGGATCATATCAATTGGCTCGAGGAACAAATTGAGGAACTGGAGGATGCTGTTGTTCTGCCCAGAGAATTTATCATCCCGGGCAGCTCACCAGCCAGCGGCGCAATTGATCTGGCGCGCACCATTGTCAGGCGAGCGGAGCGCCGGGCTGTTAGCTTGTTGGAGGCAGAATTAATCAAAAAGCAATTATTGATCGCATACCTCAATCGCTTATCGTCGTTGTTGTTTATGGTTGAAGTATACGAAGCTTTGAACACCGGGAACGATATTCAATTGGCAAAAGAGACCTGA
- a CDS encoding universal stress protein — MLPGNENKIEYVRALEDFRRARAKARLQRLWAAFTGESLDLLRFNDISQRIRSTGFSSRGLQEIPVNAIVGSVNRYQDFNRNFLPLLDADIERWANVKAAITKPGGVGLPPILVYKIGEAYFVLDGNHRVSIAKQMGMEELEAYVTEIKTRVPITPEDSPDDIILKAEYSKFLENTNIDSIIPDATFSLTSPGQYLILEEHIHVHRHYMGLEQQREIPWDEAIWHWYEHVYQPLIEIIRDQNLMKEFPERTETDLYIWILDHQAYLQEQLGWSVRPEKAALDLLRQQSGQMFRTIKRWFRKKNNEFMISSTRGEKIHEGHELNINRHHNKLFSDILVAFSGKSGSWIALEQAVRVGALEGADVRGLVIKKGFDWIGPEVSEQEIIRHFSESLEDKGVHGNLVFAQGNIAETILNRNKVNDLVVLKLDHPPSTNRFARLKSGMRRIVRKSTIPMLFVCNELSEMNRMLLAYDGSPKGKQALYIATYLASRYDKDLSVVVVDQDEAQGQQKLSDAVEYLGLDGVRQIFRKPTKPTNIVILQVAEDINADLIIMGGYGFSPVLEIIFGSTVDGVLRGTHVPVLVAQ; from the coding sequence ATGCTGCCTGGAAATGAAAACAAAATCGAATACGTGAGGGCATTAGAAGACTTCAGGCGGGCGCGGGCAAAGGCAAGGTTACAGCGCCTTTGGGCTGCCTTCACCGGTGAATCTTTGGACCTGCTACGGTTCAATGACATTTCCCAGAGAATTAGGAGCACCGGTTTCTCATCACGAGGGTTGCAAGAAATCCCTGTAAATGCGATTGTTGGTAGTGTGAATCGCTACCAGGATTTTAATCGAAATTTTCTCCCACTGCTGGATGCGGATATAGAGCGCTGGGCTAACGTCAAAGCTGCGATAACAAAACCTGGAGGAGTGGGGTTGCCACCAATCCTGGTTTATAAGATCGGAGAGGCTTATTTCGTTTTAGACGGCAACCACCGTGTGTCGATTGCCAAGCAAATGGGAATGGAAGAACTGGAAGCCTACGTAACGGAAATTAAGACGCGTGTCCCCATAACCCCAGAGGATTCGCCGGATGATATTATTCTAAAGGCTGAATACAGCAAATTCCTCGAAAACACTAACATCGATTCGATTATTCCAGACGCAACCTTTTCGTTAACTTCTCCTGGTCAATACCTGATTCTTGAGGAACACATCCACGTTCACCGACATTACATGGGTTTGGAACAGCAACGTGAAATACCCTGGGATGAAGCGATTTGGCATTGGTATGAGCATGTTTACCAACCTCTGATAGAAATTATCCGTGATCAGAATTTGATGAAGGAATTTCCTGAACGAACTGAGACGGATCTCTATATTTGGATCCTTGATCATCAAGCTTATCTACAAGAGCAATTGGGGTGGTCCGTAAGGCCAGAAAAAGCTGCTTTGGATCTACTGCGCCAACAAAGTGGACAAATGTTTCGCACCATTAAACGCTGGTTCAGAAAGAAAAACAACGAATTTATGATAAGCAGCACACGGGGTGAGAAAATCCATGAAGGGCATGAATTAAATATCAATCGCCACCACAACAAGTTGTTTTCTGATATCCTCGTAGCGTTTAGCGGAAAGTCAGGAAGTTGGATTGCGCTTGAACAGGCAGTAAGGGTCGGAGCACTGGAAGGCGCTGATGTGAGGGGCCTTGTTATAAAAAAAGGCTTCGATTGGATCGGGCCGGAAGTGTCAGAACAAGAGATCATCAGACATTTTTCTGAAAGCCTTGAAGACAAAGGAGTACACGGCAACCTGGTTTTTGCTCAAGGTAATATTGCAGAAACGATTTTAAATAGGAACAAGGTCAATGATCTGGTTGTGTTAAAACTGGATCATCCGCCTTCGACCAATCGGTTTGCTCGGCTCAAATCAGGTATGCGTAGAATTGTTCGTAAAAGCACAATCCCAATGCTTTTTGTGTGCAATGAATTAAGCGAGATGAATCGTATGTTGCTGGCTTATGACGGCAGTCCGAAGGGAAAACAAGCGCTGTATATTGCCACGTACCTTGCCAGTCGTTACGACAAAGATTTATCCGTTGTGGTTGTGGATCAAGATGAGGCTCAAGGACAACAAAAGTTATCAGATGCGGTGGAATACCTGGGTTTGGACGGCGTAAGGCAAATTTTTCGCAAACCTACAAAGCCCACAAACATCGTGATATTACAGGTCGCTGAAGACATTAATGCCGACCTGATCATCATGGGCGGCTATGGCTTCTCTCCAGTTTTGGAGATCATTTTTGGCAGCACGGTGGACGGTGTGCTACGCGGAACGCATGTCCCCGTTCTTGTTGCTCAATAA
- a CDS encoding ParB/RepB/Spo0J family partition protein: MARRPGLGKGLDALIPSSDEKISNGLTTTGSRILHIPVENIFPNPQQPRSKIEDKTLEELAASIHEHGILQPLIVTKQHDQEKYFLIAGERRWRAAQLAGLTMVPVIVRTVTEQSQLELALIENLQRSDLSPLEMADAYHHLVEDFSLTHEQVAERVGKSRTSVTNTLRLLNLPEQVRKSLAENLITEGHARALLGLSTEAAQYSVLSIILRDSLNVRQTEALVKKMSGERPPSRTKPGPTPQIRALENRLKSFFGTKVSLHDGQNSGRLIIYYYSDEELNAILEKILPE; this comes from the coding sequence ATGGCACGTAGACCTGGCTTGGGAAAAGGGCTGGATGCATTAATCCCATCAAGCGATGAAAAGATATCAAACGGTTTGACCACCACCGGCAGCCGCATCCTGCACATCCCTGTTGAAAACATTTTCCCAAACCCTCAACAACCGCGCAGTAAGATCGAAGACAAAACTCTGGAAGAATTGGCTGCATCAATTCATGAACATGGCATCTTGCAGCCGTTAATTGTCACAAAACAGCACGACCAGGAGAAATATTTCCTGATCGCGGGTGAACGTCGTTGGCGGGCGGCACAACTTGCCGGTCTCACCATGGTGCCAGTCATTGTACGTACAGTCACAGAGCAAAGCCAATTAGAACTGGCATTAATTGAAAACTTACAGCGAAGTGACCTCTCACCCCTTGAAATGGCTGACGCCTATCATCATTTGGTTGAAGATTTTTCCCTGACGCACGAGCAAGTCGCTGAGCGGGTAGGAAAAAGCCGCACAAGTGTGACCAATACCTTGCGTTTGCTAAATCTACCGGAACAGGTCAGAAAATCCCTTGCTGAGAACCTGATCACTGAAGGTCATGCTCGAGCACTCCTTGGGCTGTCAACGGAAGCAGCACAATATTCAGTGCTGAGCATCATTCTTCGAGATAGTCTAAATGTTCGCCAAACCGAAGCCCTGGTTAAAAAAATGAGTGGAGAAAGACCCCCTTCCAGGACGAAACCCGGCCCCACCCCCCAGATCAGAGCGCTTGAAAACCGGCTCAAGAGTTTCTTTGGCACTAAAGTGAGCTTGCATGACGGACAAAACAGTGGGCGCTTGATCATTTACTATTATTCAGACGAAGAATTAAACGCGATTTTGGAAAAGATTCTCCCCGAATAA
- a CDS encoding amidohydrolase → MIILHNANIFSPDHRGATALAIEDDCFIAVGNDAEILASFPSSAKTINLHGMTILPGLIDAHIHLRHLAESMSIVDCETSTLQECLLLVKNVVERLPKDAWVRGHGWNHNQWREGYGNANLLDQVCEERPAYLTAKSLHAGWANSQALKLAGIDAETPDPPGGVIQRSANGQPTGILLEAGAMNLIETLLPKPTVEDTIHKMKALLPELWKVGLIGIHDFDDYTCWMALQVLNQECSTLLRVHKQIPFTDLDVFINAGMSTGFGDYRLSLGGVKLFSDGALGPHTAAMHEPYEGTHTTGDLLLTEDEIVDIGCHSANHGVALTVHAIGDKAIHIVLNAIERIRIYEEIHHYPHLPHRIEHVQIITPDDLPRFKKLGVIASIQPVHAPSDMVMADRFLGQRSHYAYAYRSILDAGADYVMGSDAPVEPFNPFYGIHAAVTRRRLDGSPGDEGWHPDQRISLAEALQGFSLAPCLLAGHGRQLGKISPGYQADFLILKEDPFKIHPHDLGSLKPLATFIAGECKHNSVNFPFEVQNILGQFV, encoded by the coding sequence ATGATCATTCTTCACAACGCGAACATCTTCTCACCGGATCATCGCGGTGCTACCGCGCTTGCGATCGAAGACGACTGCTTCATAGCTGTAGGAAATGATGCAGAAATTCTCGCAAGTTTTCCATCCAGCGCTAAAACCATCAATTTGCACGGCATGACCATATTGCCTGGATTAATTGATGCTCATATCCATCTACGCCATTTGGCTGAAAGCATGTCAATCGTTGATTGTGAGACATCCACCCTTCAGGAATGCCTTTTGCTAGTAAAAAATGTCGTTGAGCGTTTGCCAAAGGATGCCTGGGTTAGAGGTCATGGTTGGAATCACAATCAATGGCGAGAGGGCTATGGCAACGCAAACCTGCTGGATCAGGTATGCGAAGAAAGACCCGCGTACCTGACCGCCAAGTCCTTGCATGCAGGCTGGGCAAATAGCCAGGCATTGAAACTGGCAGGGATCGACGCAGAGACACCGGATCCGCCAGGGGGTGTCATCCAGCGCAGTGCAAATGGTCAGCCAACGGGTATCCTTTTAGAAGCAGGTGCGATGAACTTAATCGAGACGCTTCTTCCCAAGCCCACTGTGGAAGACACCATCCACAAGATGAAAGCCCTCTTGCCTGAGCTCTGGAAGGTTGGCTTGATTGGAATCCATGATTTTGACGATTACACTTGCTGGATGGCATTGCAAGTGCTCAACCAGGAATGCTCAACACTTTTGCGTGTTCATAAACAAATCCCCTTCACAGACCTGGATGTGTTCATCAATGCTGGGATGAGCACCGGTTTCGGTGATTACCGCCTCAGTCTGGGTGGCGTGAAGCTCTTCTCAGATGGCGCATTAGGCCCGCATACCGCAGCGATGCATGAGCCATATGAAGGGACACACACCACGGGCGATCTCCTGTTGACCGAAGATGAGATTGTTGATATCGGGTGCCATTCAGCGAACCATGGTGTTGCGCTGACCGTTCATGCCATTGGCGATAAGGCAATTCATATCGTTTTGAACGCCATCGAGCGGATCAGGATTTATGAAGAAATTCATCATTATCCTCATTTGCCTCACCGCATAGAACATGTTCAGATCATCACTCCTGATGATCTGCCCCGGTTTAAAAAACTGGGTGTTATCGCCTCAATACAGCCAGTGCATGCACCTTCAGATATGGTCATGGCAGATCGCTTCCTTGGTCAAAGGTCACATTATGCTTATGCTTACCGCTCAATCCTGGATGCTGGCGCTGACTATGTGATGGGCTCTGATGCACCTGTCGAACCCTTTAATCCTTTCTATGGGATACATGCAGCGGTAACTCGCCGCCGACTGGACGGTTCACCCGGGGATGAAGGTTGGCACCCCGATCAGCGCATCTCACTTGCAGAAGCCTTACAGGGGTTTTCTCTTGCGCCCTGCTTGCTTGCAGGTCACGGGCGTCAATTGGGAAAAATATCACCCGGTTACCAGGCTGATTTTCTTATTCTTAAAGAAGATCCTTTCAAAATTCACCCACACGATTTAGGGTCCTTAAAACCCCTGGCAACCTTCATCGCCGGCGAATGCAAGCACAATAGTGTTAATTTCCCATTCGAAGTTCAAAATATACTGGGGCAATTCGTCTAA
- a CDS encoding DsbA family protein — MSTNPARQQLIRKKRLEQKRKKTKRFLFITLGIVLLISLAAVLPNLLHSKINYKDSAGFTLGNPDAPIKVVNFSSFYCGYCAAFSMNDEPEFIKKYVDTGEVYYRYVNLAFSSDEGTQNAAKVAYCVAEQNLFFELKPKLYSAAGNQGSFSITNLTRLAESVGVEREELEACLTNNGALNEKLAEDLLFAQSVGVTGTPSFLVNDQLVYSNQLVPLVESLLGR, encoded by the coding sequence ATGTCAACAAACCCTGCAAGACAACAACTGATCAGAAAAAAACGCCTGGAACAGAAGCGAAAAAAAACAAAGCGATTCCTTTTCATAACACTTGGGATCGTTTTGCTAATCAGCCTCGCAGCTGTTCTTCCCAATTTGCTGCACTCTAAAATAAATTACAAAGATAGCGCCGGTTTTACGCTTGGAAATCCGGATGCTCCGATAAAAGTGGTAAATTTTTCGAGTTTTTATTGCGGCTATTGTGCAGCCTTTTCAATGAACGATGAGCCAGAATTCATCAAAAAATATGTTGATACCGGTGAAGTTTATTATCGCTACGTTAACTTGGCCTTTTCAAGTGATGAGGGAACGCAAAACGCAGCCAAAGTCGCGTATTGCGTTGCAGAACAAAACCTTTTCTTTGAGTTGAAACCGAAACTTTATTCGGCTGCCGGGAACCAGGGCAGTTTTTCAATTACCAATTTGACCCGCCTGGCTGAATCCGTGGGTGTGGAGCGTGAAGAATTAGAAGCCTGCTTGACCAATAATGGCGCCCTTAACGAAAAACTCGCTGAAGATCTCCTCTTTGCTCAATCCGTTGGTGTCACCGGTACCCCAAGTTTTTTAGTCAACGACCAGTTAGTTTATTCGAATCAGTTGGTGCCACTGGTTGAATCATTGCTTGGGCGTTAA